ACCTGTCGGTACATTACCATCATGTCGGTACATTACCATCATGTCGGTAAAAAGCGTATAAATGGCGTTATCTAGcggtgaaaaacgaaactattcgaggacaaacttgagcgtttttcCGATAGaagcgctgaccaaactcttGTAACGTCATCTATTAGTCATGATcgttagaaattcaaatttttgtcaaTACAAAATTggtctgtatatatataatgggTTAATAAacccaacaaaaaatttaaattaatattttgtcgtATAACTGAAACATGCATTGTAAAACTCTTTAGAAAACACGTGTTTTACTTTTCTCCTGAGGACATTCTCTcgtatttatcatttttcataccTGACTACACTGCTAACActtttcgaaacaaaagttTTATACTCCCATTCAAAAATAACAGGAGAAATATGTAAACGAAATTACATTGGCTCAAGTTCAGAATCTAACGTTTCCTTTAtagacaaaaattaaatataattcactgtttaatttattattttgtgacAAATTACGAGTAacgcgtttcgttcgaattgACCTCTATTTCAACTACGACAAACTGTGAAGGTCACGAAAACATAAGCACAGGTCAAGTTAAAGGGATCGAAGAAGCAGACGACAGGTTGAAGTTGACACAATAACAAATATTCGGTTTCGTTTATGATTGGATGATCAATCACGGCAACTTCACGTTGTTTATGTAAAGAGATTTGTGGCACCTCCTCTAACAATCTTTTTGTTtaacaaaacgaaaatgtaTAATGTTTACGTGTAttagtatatatacataatttggTATCTATCAGTGCTGTATTTTTTGAGGttgtgtttcatttcattgacAAGCAAAGTATCGCCATCGGTGAGGAAACGTCtaagtttgtagtaaaaatagttcccactgttaCTACTAGATAACGCTATACGCCATCATTGTCGTCGCCATCTAGTGTTCAGAGGCtgaactaattttcggagtttgatcagcgcctctatcgggaaataCATCGGGACGGACCTGTCGGTACATTACCATCATGTCGGTAAAAAGCGTATAAATGGCGTTATCTAGcggtgaaaaacgaaactattcgaggacaaacttgagcgtttttcCGATAGaagcgctgaccaaactcttGTAACGTCATCTATTAGTAAGAGTGGGATCTagtttcactacaaacttccTCGTTTTCCTACTAGATGGCGTCATTCACACTGTTTTTTTTACCTGCCCGTCGGTAAAATACCATCATGTCGAGGTACGCTAtgttctgaatttttaaataaaaaaaattgcaaaatctattaaatatttatcaatatacatattgttCTTAACATTATATTGGATCAGGtataacatataaaattgtcgacttttattctttctaaTTTACTTCCGAATTACAAtactatgtacatataaactatttaataattattatatgccAATAAAACTCtttacattttcgttttattaaacagAAAGATTGTTAGAGGAACTGCCGTAATTGCGCAACGAGGAACACATTCTCTCGAcaattgtactttttttttaccgaattGTTGTTCTAGCTCGGGAACTTTGAAAGTGCACATTAAGGGAAATGTTATGTGATCGATGATACtgagaaatttgtaaatgatcATGCTATGCCTTCTGTCTgagaatcaattttgtttacttataAACTTTATCATTTAGAATGTTCCGTACTGTACAAAATGTCCTaaagaaatacgaaaataacCTCCTTTCCAATTCTAAGTCACTCGAATGTTATTCttatcttaataataatagtatttgtaatttatatatattgtttggTAATAAAAGACAGATTAATGagatcaaaagaaaaatttgaaaaacacttATATCTAATATACGCGTTACTTGCAACCGGGAACTGAAACAGTCTCAGTTCACGAACGAAATATCCCGAAAGACGCTAATAACTTATTACACTCAAGACCAAGAATACATTGGACgattaaatgttgaaattttgtagttTCAAACTTATCTctagtaaatttaattaaatatcaccCAAATCGTATTTGCATGCTGCAAGAGCTGCATCGCTCTCGTAGTATGCTTAAATCTACTGGTAAAATAGAgtttttttaccatttatgGCCGtaacttttataaattcttcatacacatatatataacTTCAGAGAGTACATAGCTCGATCAAAATACTATTGATCAGTGGTATCAACAAAAGTCAGAATCATTTCCAGTGAAATGTAGATAATCACTCTTGGTAGCACCTTTCCAGTCCTTTGTATCTCGTGCAATTCAAACCAGTTGTAAAGTTTTGCTTGCACACTCCTTTaagattataatattaaaaatctatttcttaTCAAGTAACAACGAATCGCTTAtgtaatagaatatattttaaaaatcaaacgttcacgaataatatcaaaatctaagaaaatacgaagaaaATGCCCAgtttattctattttcgtaCGTATAcgaaaaggtaaaaaaaaaaaaaaaaaaaagaaaaagaaaaagaagaagcacTGGAAATACAATTCTGGCTTTACTCAATATGACAATATCGTTCCCTTTATACACGATTAGGTATGTATAAAACGCGGCTTTTCCGTGTCTAACATAATCACACCTGAGAAGCgaatatttcgtttattttaagcCACACAgccaagaattaaaaattcgactTTGAACATGTTTTCTCTActcctttgtttttttaaaaaaaaaaaatttaaaaggaaactACGTCAAGCGTCTTCTAAACGATTTCCTTTTGTTACCCATGCGtacgataattaaattcaatgcTCGGTCGCGTTCCTCATTGATTTTGCGTGCGACGTTCTCCGATAATGTTTTCCAGTTTACGAGCAACGAAGGCAGTTGTCTTCTTAATGGGGGACCTTCCTTCTGTCATTTCTACGTCGGTGTCGTCCGATAAGAGTCGTTTGCCAACTGATCGCTTTGGATCGACAGAAATCATCATTCTATTAATGGCTTCCAAATCCTAAGGAAGgacaaacataaaaaatatataaataatcgaaaatgaagaaggGGATACAATGTTACTTAATTAATGTTGACTTACCTTGGCAGGACTACGACTGAAGCAATAACTAAGTTGGGGTGCTGGGGAAGCTGTAATCGCCTTTGGGTCCAGGGTGCGCGTCAAGATGCTACCCGTGACACGTCTTACGGGAGAACTTGTCAGAGGTTTTCCCTTTGGGAGCGGGCTCAACGATAGATTCATCACGCTCCCACGCGACAATCCCAATTTGTTCGCCACCTCTTTAACCTGTGGCACGTACACGgtattgtaaaatttgatcAGGTCACCGCGCGTTTCTTCGCCGAAATTCTGCGATGTTCCAGCCATATTCGTAGGTGTAGGAGGTGCCACGTTAGCTTCCCTATCCGCGTCGTTTTGACCCGGCTCTTCGTTGCTCATCTGCGATTCGTTCATGGGTGTTTTAACGATAAGCACCGACCTGTATATATGAGACTCAGCTTGCGGCTGCAATCGATAACACCGCATGATCTCTGTGAAGGTGTTCTTCTCCACTTTGGCTAACTTGCATATTACGTAAATTGCACACATTAAGATCTGATCCAGGTGTCTGTCTTTCATTAGTTCCGTTCGCTCTTTGATGGAGTACTCGAAGATCGTCCAGATTTTCTTCTTCAGGTCGATGTCCATTATTTCCAGCGAGCCGCATAAGTCTAGCATGCGCACGCTCGCGAGATTGTAAAATTTCCTAAAGAATAATGCAACGGAACCGGTTCTTTTCGGTTTCGCGGGCTCCCTGTTTACCGTAACCGTTTGCATCGGTGTACTCGTGGTCGGCGCGTTGGATGACCGCGGAACAGTGATCTGTTCGGGTAGCAGAAGTATTCTCGAGTTACCATCGATGGTTAAAACTTTCGATGGCAGGACACTTTGGCCAGCTACTCGTAGAACGCTCTGTCCGCCGATTCTAGTGTCAGGGAACAAACGTTTTTTGGCTATACCAGACGCTGCGACGGGAGATTGAAATCTTTCCGAGGCGGAGGAGATAGGGCTTTGCTGCACATCGTGGTGAGTACCGCGGTCCAACGCGATTCTCCTCAAAACTGGTTGTCCAGGTATATTTGGGTCAACAGTCTCTAACGTTCCTGGCAATGAAACTTCTTCGCAGCTCGGAACCCCTTCCGACGTGGACTGAATGGCCCCCCATAAAGGACTGTCGCTTTGCCACGCGAGCGACTCTAAAATTTTCTCCTCTATTTGATTTAAATGCTTCACGACATCGCGCGACAATTGATCCTCTGCTCTGACTATGATTTCTATTACTTTGTAGAAATAGTAAGCATCCAAGTTTAATGCGTTCAGGATCCAAGGGAACACTTTGTCGTTGCTTTTATACgagtaaataacaatttctaGGCAGCAGgcaaataaacattgaatgAAGACCTCGTTCATGAGAAGATTCTAAAACATACCAATACATGTACATGAATAACAATTCACAGATCTTAAGCACCTGCAGTCTCTcactataataataatcataccGTTACATCGTAATTTGGTTTTTTGCGTTTCTCATcgtttaaaatcatttctaGGAGTCTGTAGAATAGAGTTTGGCCTAAGTAAAGTCTCTTCTTTCCAAAGTCGGAGGTACCATCACTAGCATTTGTACTTCTGTTGTAATTAGCGCAAAACTGTTCCCCAATTTCTTTGACTTTCACTTCAACAAGCGATTTTGCATCTTGGGAACAGCTGTTTAAAATTTGCAACAAGTTCTCGCTCGGTGATGTTTGTCCTGCCAACATCGCTTGCAGTCGAATTACACTTTGTGTTGCAGTGGACACTGGTGTCACATTGGTAATATCTTTCGGTCTAAGGTAGCCACGACCAGTTAACGGAGTGGGCGGAGCCAAGTGCTGTATCTGCTACAACAGATTAAATAGTATCTTAGCACATCTGAAATCACAGCCTCTCGAATCAAACGAACGAACGCaagttgtttaatatttacccCGCTGTATTGCTCtcttttcatttgaaattgttcCTGAAGGTCATTAATACTGATCATCTGCGTGGGGGAGCCAATATTATTACTGGCATCATGACCTAGAACAATATGAAATTACACGTAACATGTAGTATGTATCGGTATCAAATTCCTGTAAATTATCGTTTATAGCAAACAAAAGCACGACGCTGTGTATTTTgaatgtcattattatttctcaCAGCACAGAGTTAACCCTCCTATGTGTCATAAACCTACCTTTAAGAGAAATATGTTTGATCAACTTATAAGTTATATTTCCTCCGACTATTTCCAAGCTCGATTTTGCATTTAGTCTGACTCTCTTCCATTCAGCTTTAAACCATAGGCAAGACAAAGCAAACAAAGTCGGTTAAAagcaagaaatgaaaattattaacacaCAGAATAAAGATAACCAGACACttctctattaaaaaatgtaaatcaaAAAAACATAAGCAGATTTAGAAGGTAACATCGAAGATTATACATCCATTAATTCATATAGGGAATATACATTTACTTATCGCCGATTCgataattgaataatgtacgataataaaacaaacaaattagaTGTGCTATGAAGTTTTGCACGAAATACttaaatttatcattcgaAAAAAGCTTATATCAATACAACCTTTAAAGcagaacaaattaaaaatcaaaagcaTACAAACATGCAATGTACCGAataacattcattttatttacaagcaTTAATCCCTTAGTACTATGCAAAATTAAAAGCGATATGTGTAGatgcaaattaataaaaaaaatgtttacctaagaaaattctttcgtCAAAGTCTCCGACGCTCAGTACGTGTTGTTCGTATACTTTATTGATGGCTTTGTTATTACCATCGAAATTTAAAGCTTCCAGAATACCAGAAAAATTTGATTGATCTCCGCGCAAAACTCTTTccttaaataattgattaatatgATTCTTCAGGTAGTACTCTTTGATAACTTTAGCTTCAACCGCGATAGCATCGTGACGTTCGCACAATAAACTAACAATACAATTAGCCGTTTGCGGCGGGCTGTAATTTTCGTCGTTGAAGTTACGAGGTAGACCTGCCGATAaataatggaataaataaattaataaaaaaaattgcactaGCTTATACAAATTCagagtatatatttattaaattcaccTGGAAAGTTAGGATTCAAGAGATCTTTCCTATTAGCCAATAAAGCATTGCTGTATATAAGATCACAGCAAACCAGAAGCAAATGATAAGAATTGACCAAGTCATCAGAGATATCTGGAAATGCTCcttttatgcaaataaataaCGTCCAACAAAATTCGAATACTCTAGCAGGTGTGCAAGGTAACGCTTTATGTCTCCTGGATCTCGGTGGCCTCGAGACATCGTCCGCGGGATCTTTGAATATGTCCGTGAAAATCGGTTGATACTTCTTAAATATGACCATAGAAACAGAGAAGTTTCCTTCTAGCTTCTCGATCTTTGAACGAAAGTCTTGCGACATGTTGGCCATGTCTGCCCAAGATTTACTTTTCGTGAAGAACTGTATCAAGGGGAGATTGCACAATTGCAACAGACGTGTTAACGACACACAATTGCCTTCCACATTAGCACCTGTCTTCCCGACAGTAGGTATGGATGACTTACGGCATGCTACATACAATGCACACCCAATCCAATGCAACTGGTCACCCTGGAAATAGTtgcaatatataatttttattatgtacatatatatgtatgcatgataatttaaaaaatattaatacgcATAAACTTTTAAAGCATACATTTTCAGAAATATCATAAGATTTttatatggaaaataaaacatgaGAGTGGTAACAATTGAATCTGTGAGAGGAATAAACAGAAGTTGGTCTCTTTGTGAATTCGTTTTTGTTATGTAGAGACGCATATTGCATTCGAAAATCGTTACGTTCGAGGAACGTTctcttttattgttttaaactGATGAGTTTTGGCCGTTGgactaaattaatttgtggAATTCAACGGTATCAACCAAAACTCACCAACCATCGAACGTCGCACAACAGTCAAATTATTCGTTCTTTGCGAATGAATATCGAAAACATCCACGATGTGTGGTggagaaattcgaaaattattttaagtaattcGAAGGAAATAATAGAGTTCGAAGTAGCCATAGTAGCGGGGCAATTGAAAAAGATACCTCGAGAGTGTAATTCTGTCGAATAGACTCGTAGGATTTCCAGGCTTCGGACGCAGCAGTCGCATCCATATTCAATTTCTGACACAAATCTTGATGTCTACTGTAAGTAGAATCCTCGACGTCGTCCGACTGCCCCATTTTTGTCGTGAAACTGATGGAAAATCGTAGGAAAACACGACCAACTTATAACGCTACACAGGACCGAGGTGCGCCATACGAGTACATACGAGAGCTCCGCGAAGGTTTGGCGGGAAACGACACGAGCTCCGCCATATTTGCCATGTTGGCGGGAAATGTAGAACGgcaattataagaaaaaaattcttaggTCGATCTCGCGTCAGTGTTGCCATGTCTACCTATTTTAGGAATCCTACTAATTTTATTGCATTCTGTTATTCTACTCTAACCATTTTAGAATGTCTCGACATTCCTGTTTTCCCAGGAATAAAGTCCAAGCTTTGACTTCATCCCCCTACTTCCTTTTAACCTCTTCATTATAGAAATCCTTTCCTAATGTTTCTCATACTTGAATATCAATAGACATACACAAGTAATTTACAGTATATTCCACGACTTTTTCTACGTgacttaatttttttgttcgtatAATTCGAGGAAAGAATGTTGTACGAAAAATCAGAAATTGAATCGAGTCGATTACCGACAAAATGGCGCTGTGGCGTATACTGTAGAACCTCGTGTCATAAATAGGAAtaaggttttcttttttctttaaagaaaagCCGGAGATTTCACGAAATTCGTGAATGTTTTGAACAGCAGAATGCAATAAGATCAGAAGAGATGACAACGCTGTTCATAAATTAGATATTTTGAAAGATTAAACGCTTTGGCGCGCGAATCGAGTTGCGTACAGGGGAAGGGGTAGGCAAAGCCTAGTGAATTTCCCcttaacgaataatttttatctattctccatttgcattatttacaaaaaacaaataaatgctATCTATTTTATAAGAAGCAAATTAGTTTTGATCtcttctaaatattatttttgcgcAGGGTTTGCAAATCCTTTACACGATTCTATCTATCCTCctatagaaaaatttcccAATTATTTTCCCAATTAtaagtttcattttgttcgAAGCAAAGTATCGAATCAAATTCAGTGCTATTCGATATCTGTAACAAGTAACAAATGCGTATGAAATTAGATAGCTCTCTATGTATACGGTTCGCTTCCAtggtataaatatgtaaatacaatATGGCCGACAGAAGCGGAACGTTGCGAGTTTTTCCGAATGGCACTTTGCCAATTGATTAAAGAACAGCGAAGTTTGTATATTCGCTGGCGTTTTGTGTGTAAGCGCCGTTCAAACAACATGGATTAGATGATAGAGCGTGAAACGTTTGGACTTTTCGAACGTTACGAGATGTCACGAAGGTGGTGTTATTgaagaatgtttatttcttGAGGGAAAGAGAGTAATCGTATTACCGAACTTTCTGCAGCAATATGAGATAAATCGTTACGAAATCCGTGTTTCGTCGAGCACAGCGGTACCGTGGGTTTACGTTCGATTTGCCGGCATTTCGTTCAACAATGTCTAAAGTATAGGTACTGTCATGGACACAGATGTAGAACTTGCCAAAGGTGAAGGGTGTGAAACTAGTCCAGGTTGCTCTGGCTATTCTAGCATGGTGCACAGCAAAAAAGTTATCAAACATGCACTACGACAACAGGCCAAAAGACGTAGAAAAAACACAACAATAGCAGCTGGCAATTCTCGCACTTTGCCAAGGATTGTCGTCAAACCATTGCCTCCACCTCCCCCGAATGACCCGCCATCTCCGGTCAACAATGTACAGCATATTAATAATAGTGAGTGAAACATTTCCaacaagtaaattttattaaagattatGTCTAtcatataatttctattatggTTTGTACATCTGTTTcgtatatatgttatatattttaacgtaattttaaataaatatagctACCGAAGAGCCTGCTGCCACAATGAGAGAAGTCCTGGCTAGTTTGCCAGGATTTAGCTTAAAGTCTGGGCGTAGACGATCGACGAAGAGATTGTCGGCGACCGCGCAGCTGGAGGCTGGTCTTGTAGATCTTGAGTCTCCAGCGAGTATTCTAGCGAGCACGAGTTTGCGTGCTCTTTTAAATAGGCATACCTTTCAAGGTTTA
The sequence above is drawn from the Hylaeus volcanicus isolate JK05 chromosome 2, UHH_iyHylVolc1.0_haploid, whole genome shotgun sequence genome and encodes:
- the LOC128872746 gene encoding retinoblastoma-like protein 1 isoform X1, coding for MGQSDDVEDSTYSRHQDLCQKLNMDATAASEAWKSYESIRQNYTLEGDQLHWIGCALYVACRKSSIPTVGKTGANVEGNCVSLTRLLQLCNLPLIQFFTKSKSWADMANMSQDFRSKIEKLEGNFSVSMVIFKKYQPIFTDIFKDPADDVSRPPRSRRHKALPCTPARVFEFCWTLFICIKGAFPDISDDLVNSYHLLLVCCDLIYSNALLANRKDLLNPNFPGLPRNFNDENYSPPQTANCIVSLLCERHDAIAVEAKVIKEYYLKNHINQLFKERVLRGDQSNFSGILEALNFDGNNKAINKVYEQHVLSVGDFDERIFLAEWKRVRLNAKSSLEIVGGNITYKLIKHISLKGHDASNNIGSPTQMISINDLQEQFQMKREQYSGQIQHLAPPTPLTGRGYLRPKDITNVTPVSTATQSVIRLQAMLAGQTSPSENLLQILNSCSQDAKSLVEVKVKEIGEQFCANYNRSTNASDGTSDFGKKRLYLGQTLFYRLLEMILNDEKRKKPNYDVTNLLMNEVFIQCLFACCLEIVIYSYKSNDKVFPWILNALNLDAYYFYKVIEIIVRAEDQLSRDVVKHLNQIEEKILESLAWQSDSPLWGAIQSTSEGVPSCEEVSLPGTLETVDPNIPGQPVLRRIALDRGTHHDVQQSPISSASERFQSPVAASGIAKKRLFPDTRIGGQSVLRVAGQSVLPSKVLTIDGNSRILLLPEQITVPRSSNAPTTSTPMQTVTVNREPAKPKRTGSVALFFRKFYNLASVRMLDLCGSLEIMDIDLKKKIWTIFEYSIKERTELMKDRHLDQILMCAIYVICKLAKVEKNTFTEIMRCYRLQPQAESHIYRSVLIVKTPMNESQMSNEEPGQNDADREANVAPPTPTNMAGTSQNFGEETRGDLIKFYNTVYVPQVKEVANKLGLSRGSVMNLSLSPLPKGKPLTSSPVRRVTGSILTRTLDPKAITASPAPQLSYCFSRSPAKDLEAINRMMISVDPKRSVGKRLLSDDTDVEMTEGRSPIKKTTAFVARKLENIIGERRTQNQ
- the LOC128872746 gene encoding retinoblastoma-like protein 1 isoform X2; its protein translation is MGQSDDVEDSTYSRHQDLCQKLNMDATAASEAWKSYESIRQNYTLEGDQLHWIGCALYVACRKSSIPTVGKTGANVEGNCVSLTRLLQLCNLPLIQFFTKSKSWADMANMSQDFRSKIEKLEGNFSVSMVIFKKYQPIFTDIFKDPADDVSRPPRSRRHKALPCTPARVFEFCWTLFICIKGAFPDISDDLVNSYHLLLVCCDLIYSNALLANRKDLLNPNFPGLPRNFNDENYSPPQTANCIVSLLCERHDAIAVEAKVIKEYYLKNHINQLFKERVLRGDQSNFSGILEALNFDGNNKAINKVYEQHVLSVGDFDERIFLAEWKRVRLNAKSSLEIVGGNITYKLIKHISLKGHDASNNIGSPTQMISINDLQEQFQMKREQYSGIQHLAPPTPLTGRGYLRPKDITNVTPVSTATQSVIRLQAMLAGQTSPSENLLQILNSCSQDAKSLVEVKVKEIGEQFCANYNRSTNASDGTSDFGKKRLYLGQTLFYRLLEMILNDEKRKKPNYDVTNLLMNEVFIQCLFACCLEIVIYSYKSNDKVFPWILNALNLDAYYFYKVIEIIVRAEDQLSRDVVKHLNQIEEKILESLAWQSDSPLWGAIQSTSEGVPSCEEVSLPGTLETVDPNIPGQPVLRRIALDRGTHHDVQQSPISSASERFQSPVAASGIAKKRLFPDTRIGGQSVLRVAGQSVLPSKVLTIDGNSRILLLPEQITVPRSSNAPTTSTPMQTVTVNREPAKPKRTGSVALFFRKFYNLASVRMLDLCGSLEIMDIDLKKKIWTIFEYSIKERTELMKDRHLDQILMCAIYVICKLAKVEKNTFTEIMRCYRLQPQAESHIYRSVLIVKTPMNESQMSNEEPGQNDADREANVAPPTPTNMAGTSQNFGEETRGDLIKFYNTVYVPQVKEVANKLGLSRGSVMNLSLSPLPKGKPLTSSPVRRVTGSILTRTLDPKAITASPAPQLSYCFSRSPAKDLEAINRMMISVDPKRSVGKRLLSDDTDVEMTEGRSPIKKTTAFVARKLENIIGERRTQNQ
- the LOC128872746 gene encoding retinoblastoma-like protein 1 isoform X4, which gives rise to MGQSDDVEDSTYSRHQDLCQKLNMDATAASEAWKSYESIRQNYTLEGDQLHWIGCALYVACRKSSIPTVGKTGANVEGNCVSLTRLLQLCNLPLIQFFTKSKSWADMANMSQDFRSKIEKLEGNFSVSMVIFKKYQPIFTDIFKDPADDVSRPPRSRRHKALPCTPARVFEFCWTLFICIKGAFPDISDDLVNSYHLLLVCCDLIYSNALLANRKDLLNPNFPGLPRNFNDENYSPPQTANCIVSLLCERHDAIAVEAKVIKEYYLKNHINQLFKERVLRGDQSNFSGILEALNFDGNNKAINKVYEQHVLSVGDFDERIFLGHDASNNIGSPTQMISINDLQEQFQMKREQYSGIQHLAPPTPLTGRGYLRPKDITNVTPVSTATQSVIRLQAMLAGQTSPSENLLQILNSCSQDAKSLVEVKVKEIGEQFCANYNRSTNASDGTSDFGKKRLYLGQTLFYRLLEMILNDEKRKKPNYDVTNLLMNEVFIQCLFACCLEIVIYSYKSNDKVFPWILNALNLDAYYFYKVIEIIVRAEDQLSRDVVKHLNQIEEKILESLAWQSDSPLWGAIQSTSEGVPSCEEVSLPGTLETVDPNIPGQPVLRRIALDRGTHHDVQQSPISSASERFQSPVAASGIAKKRLFPDTRIGGQSVLRVAGQSVLPSKVLTIDGNSRILLLPEQITVPRSSNAPTTSTPMQTVTVNREPAKPKRTGSVALFFRKFYNLASVRMLDLCGSLEIMDIDLKKKIWTIFEYSIKERTELMKDRHLDQILMCAIYVICKLAKVEKNTFTEIMRCYRLQPQAESHIYRSVLIVKTPMNESQMSNEEPGQNDADREANVAPPTPTNMAGTSQNFGEETRGDLIKFYNTVYVPQVKEVANKLGLSRGSVMNLSLSPLPKGKPLTSSPVRRVTGSILTRTLDPKAITASPAPQLSYCFSRSPAKDLEAINRMMISVDPKRSVGKRLLSDDTDVEMTEGRSPIKKTTAFVARKLENIIGERRTQNQ
- the LOC128872746 gene encoding retinoblastoma-like protein 1 isoform X3, yielding MGQSDDVEDSTYSRHQDLCQKLNMDATAASEAWKSYESIRQNYTLEGDQLHWIGCALYVACRKSSIPTVGKTGANVEGNCVSLTRLLQLCNLPLIQFFTKSKSWADMANMSQDFRSKIEKLEGNFSVSMVIFKKYQPIFTDIFKDPADDVSRPPRSRRHKALPCTPARVFEFCWTLFICIKGAFPDISDDLVNSYHLLLVCCDLIYSNALLANRKDLLNPNFPGLPRNFNDENYSPPQTANCIVSLLCERHDAIAVEAKVIKEYYLKNHINQLFKERVLRGDQSNFSGILEALNFDGNNKAINKVYEQHVLSVGDFDERIFLGHDASNNIGSPTQMISINDLQEQFQMKREQYSGQIQHLAPPTPLTGRGYLRPKDITNVTPVSTATQSVIRLQAMLAGQTSPSENLLQILNSCSQDAKSLVEVKVKEIGEQFCANYNRSTNASDGTSDFGKKRLYLGQTLFYRLLEMILNDEKRKKPNYDVTNLLMNEVFIQCLFACCLEIVIYSYKSNDKVFPWILNALNLDAYYFYKVIEIIVRAEDQLSRDVVKHLNQIEEKILESLAWQSDSPLWGAIQSTSEGVPSCEEVSLPGTLETVDPNIPGQPVLRRIALDRGTHHDVQQSPISSASERFQSPVAASGIAKKRLFPDTRIGGQSVLRVAGQSVLPSKVLTIDGNSRILLLPEQITVPRSSNAPTTSTPMQTVTVNREPAKPKRTGSVALFFRKFYNLASVRMLDLCGSLEIMDIDLKKKIWTIFEYSIKERTELMKDRHLDQILMCAIYVICKLAKVEKNTFTEIMRCYRLQPQAESHIYRSVLIVKTPMNESQMSNEEPGQNDADREANVAPPTPTNMAGTSQNFGEETRGDLIKFYNTVYVPQVKEVANKLGLSRGSVMNLSLSPLPKGKPLTSSPVRRVTGSILTRTLDPKAITASPAPQLSYCFSRSPAKDLEAINRMMISVDPKRSVGKRLLSDDTDVEMTEGRSPIKKTTAFVARKLENIIGERRTQNQ